A window of Chryseobacterium shandongense genomic DNA:
TCTTATCAACGATTTTTTTGATCGTTTTCTGGTTGTGGTGCGTGTTCTTGGTATGGAATTTCTCGAACTTAATGTTCATTTCTTTTAGAACGCTTTTCAGTGCGCTGAGTTCCATTGCATTTTTCGGATGTACGATTATGGATTCCACCTTTCTTAATTTAAATTATTTTTTTGACAGCTCATCAAGCCTTTTTCTCT
This region includes:
- a CDS encoding DUF2683 family protein; this encodes MESIIVHPKNAMELSALKSVLKEMNIKFEKFHTKNTHHNQKTIKKIVDKKNEKIGKPTKPKGL